In Rhodococcus rhodochrous, a single genomic region encodes these proteins:
- a CDS encoding ferrochelatase translates to MTNTPGAYDALLLLSFGGPEGPDDVRPFLENVTRGRGIPPERLDEVAQHYLHFGGVSPINALNRAIIDDVRAEFDTHGIDLPIYFGNRNWHPMVEDTVARMRDDGIRNALVFATSAWGGYSGCRQYHEDIARARDAVENAPRLTKLRHFYDHPLFLDAVTDAVRAARVELADEVRDSARVVFTAHSVPTSFDATGGPPEEGGRLYSRQVAEAARLVAEALGEDDYDLVWQSRSGPPQVPWLEPDIVDHIDALHERGVRAVVVVPVGFVSDHLEVVWDLDTEARDRAAELGMGFSRAATAGTDPRFAQLVRELVEEQREGVTARRCGTEPLLGSACNGSLCAVGCCEPPKRPSRPAANR, encoded by the coding sequence ATGACGAACACCCCCGGGGCGTACGACGCGCTGCTGCTGCTGTCGTTCGGCGGACCGGAAGGACCCGACGACGTGCGGCCGTTCCTCGAGAACGTCACCCGCGGACGTGGGATCCCGCCGGAACGACTCGACGAGGTCGCGCAGCACTATCTGCACTTCGGGGGTGTCTCGCCGATCAACGCCCTGAACCGGGCGATCATCGACGACGTCCGCGCCGAGTTCGACACGCACGGTATCGATCTGCCGATCTACTTCGGCAACCGCAACTGGCATCCCATGGTCGAGGACACCGTCGCGCGGATGCGCGACGACGGGATCCGTAACGCCCTGGTGTTCGCGACCTCCGCATGGGGCGGCTACTCGGGATGCCGGCAGTACCACGAGGACATCGCCCGGGCGCGGGATGCCGTCGAGAACGCGCCCCGGCTGACGAAGCTCCGGCACTTCTACGACCACCCGTTGTTCCTCGACGCCGTCACCGACGCCGTGCGCGCCGCCCGCGTCGAGCTCGCCGACGAGGTGCGCGATTCCGCGCGTGTGGTGTTCACCGCCCACTCCGTGCCGACCTCCTTCGACGCGACCGGTGGTCCGCCGGAGGAGGGTGGCCGTCTCTACAGTCGGCAGGTCGCCGAAGCGGCGCGGTTGGTGGCCGAGGCTCTCGGCGAGGACGACTACGACCTGGTGTGGCAGTCGCGATCCGGTCCGCCGCAGGTGCCGTGGCTCGAGCCCGACATCGTCGACCACATCGACGCCCTGCACGAACGGGGGGTCCGCGCCGTCGTGGTCGTGCCGGTCGGATTCGTCTCCGATCACCTCGAGGTCGTGTGGGATCTCGACACCGAGGCCCGCGACCGTGCGGCCGAACTGGGCATGGGCTTCTCGCGTGCGGCGACGGCCGGAACCGACCCGCGCTTCGCGCAGCTGGTCCGCGAACTCGTCGAGGAACAGCGCGAGGGGGTCACCGCTCGCCGCTGCGGCACCGAACCGCTGCTCGGGTCCGCGTGCAACGGGAGCCTGTGCGCCGTGGGATGCTGCGAGCCGCCGAAACGCCCGTCCCGGCCGGCCGCGAACCGATAG
- a CDS encoding winged helix-turn-helix transcriptional regulator, whose translation MGPPYHQFCPVAKAMELFDERWTLLVVRELVLGSERFNDLRRGLPRMSPTLLSKRLHQLTAAGIVRRLEDGADVRYVLTPAGRDLEAVVDALGAWGTRWTGKLGDVDLDPRLLMWDMHRHVDHAALPDSRVVVEFVFPAVTHASRRWWMVITPHDVDVCDEDPGFEVSIRVTAGMRELTEIWRGEATWPDALRSGAVVVDGPSALRRSLPRWFDSPLASPAGHATR comes from the coding sequence ATGGGCCCGCCCTACCACCAGTTCTGTCCCGTCGCCAAGGCGATGGAACTGTTCGACGAGAGGTGGACGCTGCTCGTGGTGCGCGAACTCGTGCTCGGCAGCGAACGGTTCAACGATCTCCGACGCGGCCTGCCCCGTATGTCGCCGACCTTGCTGTCGAAGCGACTGCACCAGCTCACGGCAGCGGGCATCGTGCGGCGTCTCGAGGACGGGGCCGACGTCCGATACGTGCTCACACCCGCGGGACGCGATCTCGAGGCCGTCGTCGACGCACTCGGTGCCTGGGGTACGCGGTGGACCGGGAAGCTCGGCGACGTCGACCTCGATCCGCGGCTGCTGATGTGGGACATGCACCGGCACGTCGACCACGCGGCGCTGCCGGACTCCAGGGTGGTCGTGGAGTTCGTCTTCCCCGCGGTCACCCACGCGTCGCGCCGGTGGTGGATGGTCATCACGCCGCACGACGTCGACGTGTGCGACGAGGATCCGGGATTCGAGGTCTCGATCCGGGTGACGGCGGGGATGCGGGAGCTGACCGAGATCTGGCGTGGCGAAGCCACCTGGCCGGACGCACTACGTTCGGGCGCCGTGGTCGTCGACGGTCCGAGCGCTCTGCGCCGGTCTCTGCCGCGCTGGTTCGACTCTCCTCTGGCCTCACCGGCCGGGCACGCCACCCGGTGA
- a CDS encoding class I SAM-dependent methyltransferase, which yields MTDISTTHDADLALKAKHRAMWALGNYPAVATEVIAELGPTLVAATGIGPDDRVLDIAAGSGNASIPAALTGATVLATDLTPELFEVGRRDAEAAGATLDWQEADAEALPFDDASFDAVISCVGVMFAPHHRAAADELLRVTRRGGRIGLLSWTPRGFIGQMFATMKPYAPPPPPGAQPPPLWGDEVHVRELIGDRVTDLQVRTDNLRVERFATGEDFREFFKSAYGPTIAVYRNIADDHERVAALDLDLLELAQRHDLGGGAMDWEYLLVTAQRS from the coding sequence ATGACCGACATCTCGACGACACACGACGCCGATCTCGCCCTGAAGGCCAAGCACCGGGCGATGTGGGCCCTCGGCAACTATCCGGCGGTGGCGACCGAGGTCATCGCCGAACTCGGCCCCACTCTCGTGGCCGCCACCGGAATCGGTCCGGACGACCGCGTCCTGGACATCGCCGCCGGATCGGGCAATGCATCGATCCCCGCCGCGCTCACCGGTGCGACGGTGCTCGCGACCGACCTGACCCCGGAACTGTTCGAGGTCGGCCGCCGTGACGCCGAAGCGGCAGGTGCGACGCTCGACTGGCAGGAAGCCGACGCCGAAGCGCTCCCGTTCGACGATGCGAGCTTCGATGCCGTGATCTCCTGTGTGGGAGTGATGTTCGCGCCCCATCATCGGGCCGCCGCCGACGAACTGCTTCGGGTGACCCGGCGGGGCGGACGCATCGGCCTACTGAGCTGGACCCCCCGCGGCTTCATCGGGCAGATGTTCGCGACGATGAAACCGTATGCGCCACCGCCTCCGCCGGGTGCACAGCCGCCGCCACTGTGGGGCGACGAGGTGCACGTGCGCGAGCTGATCGGCGACCGTGTCACCGACCTGCAGGTACGCACCGACAATCTGCGCGTCGAACGCTTCGCGACCGGAGAGGACTTCCGCGAGTTCTTCAAGTCCGCCTACGGTCCCACGATCGCGGTGTACCGCAACATCGCGGACGACCACGAACGGGTCGCTGCTCTCGATCTCGACCTGCTCGAGCTCGCTCAACGTCACGATCTCGGTGGAGGAGCTATGGATTGGGAGTATCTGCTCGTCACCGCGCAACGGAGTTGA
- a CDS encoding DUF3097 domain-containing protein, whose translation MSPRDIYGGDIYAGHARTKKKAVPELAAERGVVVEDAASGWCGAIVGIEKTYDGDFVRLEDAQGRTRLFAMRPAAFLVDGAPVTLVKPKIRPASVPTRSASGSTRVDGLRARVARGSRIWVEGVHDAALVERVWGHDLRVEGVVVEQLEGLDNLGVRLAEFEPGPGRRVGVLADHLVTGSKEERLTANLGPHVMVTGHPYIDVWQAVKPKAVGIDAWPTIPRGQDWKTGVCRELGWGTPQDGWRRVYNAVNSFRDLESHLIGAVERLVDFVTEPDEG comes from the coding sequence GTGAGCCCACGCGATATCTACGGCGGCGACATCTATGCCGGTCACGCCCGCACCAAGAAGAAGGCCGTCCCCGAACTCGCGGCGGAGCGCGGTGTCGTCGTCGAGGACGCCGCATCCGGTTGGTGCGGCGCGATCGTGGGGATCGAGAAGACCTACGACGGCGACTTCGTGCGGCTCGAGGACGCACAGGGGCGCACCCGGTTGTTCGCGATGCGCCCTGCGGCCTTCCTGGTCGACGGAGCACCCGTCACCCTCGTCAAACCGAAGATCCGTCCCGCCTCCGTACCGACGAGATCCGCCTCGGGGTCCACCCGGGTGGACGGTCTGCGCGCACGCGTGGCGCGGGGGAGCCGGATCTGGGTGGAGGGCGTGCACGACGCCGCCCTCGTCGAACGGGTGTGGGGGCACGACCTGCGGGTCGAGGGCGTAGTCGTCGAACAACTCGAAGGCCTGGACAATCTCGGTGTCCGGCTCGCCGAGTTCGAACCCGGCCCGGGTCGGCGGGTCGGTGTCCTCGCCGACCACCTCGTCACCGGGTCCAAGGAAGAGCGCCTCACCGCGAATCTCGGTCCGCATGTGATGGTCACCGGCCATCCCTACATCGACGTGTGGCAGGCGGTGAAGCCGAAGGCCGTCGGCATCGACGCCTGGCCCACCATTCCCCGAGGCCAGGACTGGAAGACCGGTGTCTGCCGAGAACTCGGCTGGGGCACCCCGCAGGACGGCTGGCGGCGCGTCTACAACGCCGTGAACTCGTTCCGCGATCTCGAATCGCACCTCATCGGCGCCGTCGAGCGCCTCGTCGACTTCGTCACCGAACCCGACGAGGGCTGA
- a CDS encoding MlaD family protein, with translation MTRIPAWMSALALVLVMILGTWYLVVGVLQIDPTRPRAHAVVDMRDAAGLRTGSSVVYRGVNIGRVDGMENLDGFVRMNISYEAEHRIPVDSTMRVENLSSLGEPVFSFLPASAEGPYLEDGAHLTEIVELPISVPDLLATTSELLEQTDAESLNELVATFTESVAGLEETMPAAGRGAELLLSTLTRHEGSLETVLSDLMWMMGDVDWVRPAMVAAPPMLDRFGETLGVSYEYLFEGSSVLKGEEILGSWREEEIELADFLRRFAPELGAIGVALRPVTQATGSVVGRMDLGTLLEQAIATMPGDSVRFTVNVPR, from the coding sequence GTGACCCGAATCCCGGCCTGGATGTCCGCACTCGCCCTGGTCCTCGTGATGATCCTGGGCACCTGGTATCTCGTCGTCGGTGTGCTGCAGATCGATCCGACCCGGCCCCGCGCGCACGCCGTGGTGGACATGCGCGACGCGGCAGGACTGCGCACCGGATCGAGCGTCGTCTACCGCGGGGTGAACATCGGGCGGGTCGACGGTATGGAGAACCTCGACGGTTTCGTCCGCATGAACATCTCCTACGAGGCCGAACACCGCATCCCCGTCGACAGCACGATGCGCGTCGAGAACCTGTCGTCGCTGGGCGAACCGGTGTTCTCGTTCCTACCGGCCTCGGCCGAGGGGCCCTATCTCGAGGACGGCGCCCACCTGACCGAGATCGTCGAGCTGCCCATCTCGGTCCCCGATCTGCTCGCGACCACCTCGGAACTGCTCGAACAGACCGACGCCGAATCGCTGAACGAGCTCGTCGCGACGTTCACCGAATCGGTTGCGGGTCTCGAGGAGACGATGCCTGCGGCGGGACGTGGGGCCGAGCTGCTGCTGTCGACCCTGACCCGGCACGAGGGATCGCTGGAAACGGTATTGAGCGACCTGATGTGGATGATGGGCGATGTCGACTGGGTCCGGCCCGCGATGGTCGCGGCACCTCCCATGCTGGATCGGTTCGGCGAGACGCTCGGTGTCTCGTACGAGTACCTCTTCGAGGGGTCCTCGGTCCTGAAGGGTGAGGAGATCCTCGGCTCGTGGCGCGAGGAGGAGATCGAACTCGCCGACTTCCTCCGGCGGTTCGCGCCCGAACTCGGTGCGATCGGCGTCGCGCTCCGCCCGGTCACCCAGGCCACCGGTTCCGTGGTGGGCCGGATGGATCTCGGTACCCTGCTCGAACAGGCCATCGCGACCATGCCGGGCGACAGTGTCCGATTCACCGTGAACGTACCCCGATGA
- a CDS encoding MlaD family protein — protein MTRSFFPSRLLIGAVLTALVTLCGCSFDPSDHALPGSGVRGPTYRLNLEFESLLSLPAGADVRSEGISVGTLRAIDLEPHSAVARIDVRESVVVPAGTRAELRQNTVLGDIYIALLPPKDGSGAPLQDGDTIPLRDTDPGPQIEDMLERIAMFVNGGSLTRLQDSLARLNDVLPEDTEETRELSAVVSDDLSDAAANLDQIDRIVVATEDLSQRLDAARDDVGFLFSDTARRRLDRVPYFMEAVLNIVIDVNTMVTGLEWLIPRLPHINDNLEILTPLLREPSPSAAELRGNAAELVELVDEKLVPFLLEPGIDIREVTIAGNEGSPAADGLVLLRMIGAIP, from the coding sequence GTGACCCGTTCGTTCTTCCCGTCCCGCCTTCTCATCGGTGCGGTCCTCACCGCTCTGGTGACGTTGTGCGGATGCAGTTTCGATCCCAGCGACCACGCGCTGCCCGGGTCCGGGGTGCGCGGCCCGACCTACCGGCTGAACCTCGAATTCGAATCGCTGCTGAGCCTGCCGGCCGGGGCGGACGTCCGCTCCGAAGGCATCTCCGTCGGCACCTTGCGGGCGATCGATCTCGAACCGCACAGCGCCGTCGCCCGGATCGACGTACGCGAGTCGGTGGTCGTGCCGGCGGGCACCCGCGCCGAACTGCGGCAGAACACAGTGCTGGGCGACATCTACATCGCTCTGCTCCCGCCGAAGGACGGCAGCGGTGCGCCCTTGCAGGACGGCGACACGATCCCACTGCGGGACACGGACCCGGGTCCGCAGATCGAGGACATGCTCGAACGGATCGCGATGTTCGTCAACGGCGGAAGCCTGACCCGCCTGCAGGATTCGCTCGCGCGACTGAACGACGTGCTGCCCGAGGACACGGAGGAGACCCGCGAGTTGTCGGCGGTCGTCTCCGATGATCTGAGCGACGCAGCGGCCAACCTGGACCAGATCGATCGCATCGTCGTCGCGACGGAGGACCTGTCCCAACGGCTCGATGCCGCTCGCGACGACGTGGGGTTCCTGTTCTCCGACACCGCGCGACGACGTCTCGACCGGGTGCCGTACTTCATGGAGGCCGTGCTCAACATCGTCATCGACGTGAACACCATGGTCACAGGCCTGGAATGGCTGATCCCCCGCCTCCCGCACATCAACGACAACCTCGAGATCCTCACACCGCTGCTGCGCGAACCGTCGCCGAGCGCCGCCGAACTGCGCGGCAACGCAGCAGAACTCGTCGAACTCGTCGACGAGAAGCTCGTCCCCTTCCTGCTCGAACCCGGCATCGACATCCGTGAGGTGACCATCGCCGGTAACGAGGGGAGTCCGGCGGCCGACGGACTGGTTCTCCTGCGCATGATCGGAGCGATCCCGTGA
- a CDS encoding MCE family protein: MRTPTTNTRRLVPAVTVVALAVAGATAFAATSGDDTSICAYFEDSYGLYPGSPVTIRGISVGTVHRIEPDGARVRVDMTVGDRELPAETGAVITNASILTDRRLELVDADPRPGPTLSPETCIDTAHTRTPVSVSDALGSFSELVRQMTERGPDGTAPLESALKDAGREFEDLGPTLNRELRDLADLLSSPDNFMDQLGQVLDNSAEMTTLLTGDWENVESTIRTFAPGLAGIEQMLVVAKILVEKLSLAVGPLDRLFNEHFPYLMNALNSTLPTLTMLRTQAESSSELLATIPGTITMLETMVQTRPGSIALELDPARAEVPAPDAALTCTALEQIAPDSCTVVSSRSVSVPLPQLVLSTIGATP, encoded by the coding sequence GTGCGAACACCGACAACGAATACACGACGACTCGTTCCCGCGGTGACGGTCGTGGCGCTGGCCGTGGCCGGCGCGACCGCCTTCGCCGCGACCTCGGGGGACGACACCTCGATCTGCGCGTACTTCGAGGATTCCTACGGCCTCTACCCCGGTTCCCCGGTGACCATCCGCGGCATCTCGGTCGGGACCGTGCACCGGATCGAACCCGACGGTGCGCGCGTGCGCGTCGACATGACCGTCGGCGACCGCGAACTTCCCGCCGAGACCGGTGCGGTGATCACCAACGCGTCCATCCTCACCGACCGCAGGCTCGAACTCGTCGACGCCGATCCCCGGCCCGGACCGACCCTGTCTCCGGAGACGTGCATCGACACGGCGCACACCCGTACCCCCGTGAGCGTGTCGGATGCGCTCGGCTCGTTTTCCGAGCTCGTGCGTCAGATGACCGAGCGCGGGCCCGACGGGACCGCGCCGCTCGAATCCGCGCTGAAGGACGCGGGCCGCGAGTTCGAAGACCTGGGGCCGACGCTCAACCGCGAACTGCGCGACCTCGCAGACCTGCTGTCCTCCCCCGACAACTTCATGGACCAGTTGGGACAGGTCCTCGACAACTCGGCCGAGATGACGACCCTGCTCACCGGCGACTGGGAGAACGTCGAGTCCACGATCCGGACGTTCGCTCCGGGCCTGGCCGGCATCGAGCAGATGCTCGTCGTGGCGAAGATCCTCGTCGAGAAGCTGTCACTGGCCGTCGGACCGCTCGACCGGCTGTTCAACGAGCACTTCCCGTACCTGATGAACGCCCTGAACTCGACGTTGCCCACGCTGACGATGCTGCGCACGCAGGCGGAAAGCTCGAGCGAACTGCTCGCCACCATTCCGGGCACGATCACCATGCTCGAGACCATGGTGCAGACCCGTCCCGGCTCGATCGCCCTCGAACTCGACCCAGCCCGTGCCGAAGTGCCGGCTCCCGACGCCGCGCTGACCTGCACGGCGCTCGAGCAGATCGCACCCGACAGCTGCACCGTGGTGTCCTCCCGCTCGGTGTCGGTGCCGCTGCCCCAGCTGGTCCTGTCGACGATCGGAGCAACGCCGTGA
- a CDS encoding MlaD family protein, whose protein sequence is MRTRLFGRLDFGAEDADPRTQMWWALSGLIVLALVAGIVLVLYLRPVGSTTYRLELPESAGLAAGDDVRIAGVPVGSVTGLQLADDHVDVEFTVDSEHFVGDQSSVSVRMLTPIGGLYLAVHPAGRQPLTEPIPENRAALPFLVNDMFEEATEVVEELDTEALRTALDKTAALLGESPDSVRITVTDLEAVMDVIANQKDQIESLLELSNEYLRTANDNKELALEIIRGYAILGPKIVEAHQDVKIFADGLSGLAGLLFDFLSGPYQEKVEPIIPHLVEAADSSAELSASVESMTESLRSTLTGLAAVAGPEGQALVDQSGLTVQRPDVCLPMPGTRC, encoded by the coding sequence ATGCGCACCCGCCTGTTCGGACGACTCGACTTCGGCGCCGAGGACGCCGATCCCCGCACCCAGATGTGGTGGGCACTGTCGGGTCTGATCGTTCTCGCCCTCGTCGCAGGCATCGTCCTCGTGCTCTATCTGCGACCGGTCGGTTCGACGACCTACCGACTCGAACTGCCGGAATCGGCGGGGCTCGCTGCGGGCGACGACGTGCGCATCGCGGGTGTGCCGGTCGGGTCGGTCACCGGCCTGCAGCTGGCAGACGACCACGTCGACGTCGAGTTCACCGTGGACTCCGAGCATTTCGTCGGTGATCAGTCCTCCGTGTCGGTGCGGATGCTCACCCCCATCGGGGGCCTGTATCTCGCGGTGCACCCGGCCGGCCGGCAGCCGCTCACAGAGCCGATCCCCGAGAACCGCGCAGCACTACCGTTCCTGGTGAACGACATGTTCGAGGAGGCCACGGAGGTGGTGGAGGAACTCGACACCGAGGCGCTGCGCACCGCCCTGGACAAGACCGCGGCGCTGCTCGGCGAATCCCCGGATTCGGTGCGGATCACGGTCACCGATCTCGAAGCGGTCATGGACGTCATCGCGAATCAGAAGGACCAGATCGAGAGCCTGCTCGAGCTGTCCAACGAGTATCTCCGCACCGCCAACGACAACAAGGAGCTCGCGCTCGAGATCATCCGGGGCTACGCGATCCTCGGCCCGAAGATCGTCGAGGCACATCAGGACGTGAAGATCTTCGCCGACGGACTCTCCGGGCTCGCCGGGCTGCTGTTCGACTTCCTCAGCGGCCCGTACCAGGAGAAGGTCGAACCGATCATCCCGCACCTCGTCGAAGCCGCCGACAGCAGCGCGGAACTGTCGGCCTCCGTCGAGTCGATGACGGAATCCCTCCGTTCCACCCTCACAGGACTGGCGGCCGTCGCCGGTCCCGAAGGCCAGGCCCTTGTCGACCAGAGCGGACTGACGGTCCAGCGACCCGACGTCTGTCTCCCGATGCCGGGAACACGGTGCTGA
- a CDS encoding MlaD family protein codes for MRTPRQAAVRLALLAGVVVLIVVLIVQAIERPVGGSTVAYKAQFGDVFGLKENADVRLRGVQIGKVTDISVSDGNRALVDFTVLEEYRLRESDRLLVKFQNLTGQRYLELDRSEEGGQEVDPSELVVNTVDSFDITTVFNGLKPLLREADPAVYNRLATNVAALIEGSESSPTPVMRDIAELASYAEDRSALMSTLLDNFTALNEQLEGRSENLENILEVFHSIFTPLVTRMTEFLSLTKLGALEMAEVDRTVNLLSRLGLGAPAEHDGFLERNDDFIVRVDQVIPDPQTAIDTLSVLPGIFEGINSLVPQVDESRQCSNGAVQLPIEADVLLRGRPLTICNGGA; via the coding sequence ATGAGAACTCCACGCCAGGCAGCCGTCCGGCTCGCCCTGCTCGCCGGCGTCGTCGTCCTGATCGTCGTGTTGATCGTGCAGGCGATCGAACGCCCCGTCGGAGGATCGACCGTCGCCTACAAGGCCCAGTTCGGTGATGTCTTCGGCCTCAAGGAGAACGCCGACGTGCGCCTGCGGGGCGTACAGATCGGCAAGGTCACCGACATCTCGGTGTCCGACGGCAACCGTGCGCTCGTCGACTTCACGGTGCTCGAGGAGTACCGCCTGCGCGAGTCGGACCGGCTGCTCGTCAAGTTCCAGAACCTCACGGGTCAGCGCTATCTCGAACTCGATCGCAGTGAGGAGGGCGGTCAGGAGGTGGACCCGTCGGAGCTGGTCGTGAACACCGTCGACTCGTTCGACATCACCACGGTCTTCAACGGCCTCAAACCACTTCTGCGCGAAGCCGATCCGGCCGTCTACAACCGGCTTGCGACCAATGTGGCCGCGTTGATCGAAGGCAGCGAGTCCAGTCCGACGCCGGTGATGCGTGACATCGCCGAGCTCGCGAGTTACGCCGAGGACCGCAGCGCCCTGATGAGCACCCTGCTCGACAACTTCACGGCCCTCAACGAGCAACTCGAAGGCCGGTCCGAGAACCTCGAGAACATCCTCGAAGTCTTCCATTCGATCTTCACACCGCTGGTGACGCGCATGACCGAGTTCCTGTCCCTGACCAAGCTCGGTGCTCTCGAGATGGCGGAGGTCGACCGCACGGTGAACCTGCTCTCCCGGCTCGGCCTCGGTGCGCCCGCCGAGCACGACGGATTCCTCGAACGCAACGACGATTTCATCGTCCGGGTGGACCAGGTGATCCCGGACCCGCAGACGGCCATCGACACCCTGTCGGTGCTGCCGGGGATCTTCGAGGGCATCAACTCACTGGTGCCGCAGGTGGACGAGTCCCGCCAGTGCAGCAACGGCGCGGTGCAGTTGCCGATCGAGGCCGACGTGCTGCTCCGGGGCCGTCCCCTGACCATCTGCAACGGAGGTGCCTGA